GCCAGCACCTTGTAGCTGCCGCCGAGGTACTTCTCGATCGTCTTCGCCTTGGCCGGCGACTCGACGATGACCAGGTTCTTCGCCACTCCAACTCCCACCGTTCTGCTTCCGGGTCGCGCGCTGCATGCAGTGCTCGCGTCCACCCCGAGGGCTCCCGACCGACCCGACGGGCCCGGCTGCTCTCCTCTACCACTCCTACACGGCGCACCGAGCGTTGCACAACCCTCACGTTGCGCTCGGCGGTGTAGCGCACCACCTTGGCGTGTGGTGCCACACCCCGCACTCAGGGATCCACAGACACCGGTGTCGGGACCGCTCCGATCCGCTCCTCGTGCGTCGCCAGGGCGTATCTGTCGGTCATGCCCGCGACGTAGTCGGCCACCTGCCGCAGTCGGTCAGCGTCGTGCTCGCGATAGGTGTCGGGGATGTGCTCGGGATGCTCCAGGTGATACTCGACCAGTCGGCGTGTCACCGCCGTGGCGGCCTCCTTGTGGTCGGCGAGCCGCTCGTTGAGGTAGACGCGCTCGAACATGAACGCACGGAGATCGTGCATCATTCCCGCCATCTCGGGCTCCATGCCGAGCTCGTCGGTATCGAGAGTGTGGTCGACCACGGCGCGCAGTAGCTGACCGATCCAGGCGCCCCCTGGTGGACCGAGGCGCGCGACCACGCCCGCAGGCAGCTCATCGGTCGTGAGCAGCCCGGCACGCACGGCGTCACGCGCGTCGTGGGTGAGGTACGCGATGCGATCGGCCCACCGCACGCAGATCGCCTCGGGTGTCGACGGCGCCGGTGTGATCCGCCACGTGTGCGCGCGGATGCCGTCGCGGACCTCCCACGTCAGGTTCACAGGCTCGAGCGTCTCGTAGATGCGGACCCCCTGGGCACCGTGCTGCCAGCCGGGGATGAACCCGGCCAGCACGTCCTCGCCGGCGTGGCCGAACGGGGTGTGGCCGACGTCGTGGCCGATGGCGATCGCCTCGATCAGTGGCTCGTTGAGTGCCAGCGCCGCACCCAGCGACCTCGCGACCTGCGTAACCTGCAGCGCATGGGTCAGCCGGGTGACGTAGTGGTCACCGTCAGGATCGATGAACACCTGCGTCTTGTGGCGCAGCCGCCGGAACGCCTTGGAGTGCAGGATCCGGTCGCGATCGACCTCGAAGCACGTGCGTTCGGCATCCGGCGGCTCCGAAACGTCCCGGCCTCGCGAACGGCGCGACCTCGTAGCCGCTGGTGCCAGTTGTTCTTCCTGCACCTGCCGGATCGACCGATCGCGGTACATGTACTGAGCAGGCATGATGGGCCGAGCCTATGCCCACCACCGGCGGGCGCGCGTCCGACAGAGCAGGAACGCGCCGGGGTGGCCGGCCAGTACCGTCCGGGAGCGCAGCCGGGAGGCGCTCCACGTGACAACGCAGGCGCAGCGTGTCGACAGGCAGAGAGGCGGGTGAGCTCGTGGTCCTCCGCGGACGCGCCCGAGCCCGACCAGCCGCCGACGCGGCGACAGCCTGCCACGCCGCCGCGGTCAGCAAGGTGTACGGCTCCCGCGAGACGGCGGTCCACGCGCTCCGCGACGTCACGCTCACCATCCCACGCGCCGCATTCACCGCGATCATGGG
This region of Euzebyales bacterium genomic DNA includes:
- a CDS encoding HD domain-containing protein encodes the protein MQEEQLAPAATRSRRSRGRDVSEPPDAERTCFEVDRDRILHSKAFRRLRHKTQVFIDPDGDHYVTRLTHALQVTQVARSLGAALALNEPLIEAIAIGHDVGHTPFGHAGEDVLAGFIPGWQHGAQGVRIYETLEPVNLTWEVRDGIRAHTWRITPAPSTPEAICVRWADRIAYLTHDARDAVRAGLLTTDELPAGVVARLGPPGGAWIGQLLRAVVDHTLDTDELGMEPEMAGMMHDLRAFMFERVYLNERLADHKEAATAVTRRLVEYHLEHPEHIPDTYREHDADRLRQVADYVAGMTDRYALATHEERIGAVPTPVSVDP